One segment of Leuconostoc lactis DNA contains the following:
- a CDS encoding 3'-5' exonuclease yields the protein MNFVAMDFETANHEKHSAVSMALAVVRQNEVVDEFYSLIQPETYFSARNTAIHGIREQDVAQAPKFPEIWAQVAPLFTEDKLVVAHNAPFDHGVLQGTLAYYGIEAPHYMLLDTVRSSRQLFPHFRNHKLNTVAENLGITLDHHHNALDDAVAAAQILIYQDQHFGTASLKPFVKNK from the coding sequence ATGAATTTTGTTGCAATGGATTTTGAAACAGCGAATCATGAAAAACACTCTGCCGTATCGATGGCCCTGGCGGTTGTTCGGCAAAACGAAGTGGTGGATGAGTTTTATAGTTTGATTCAACCAGAAACTTACTTCAGTGCACGCAACACCGCTATTCATGGTATTCGTGAACAAGATGTTGCGCAGGCGCCAAAGTTTCCAGAAATTTGGGCGCAGGTGGCGCCACTATTTACCGAAGACAAGCTTGTTGTGGCCCATAACGCGCCGTTTGACCATGGGGTGTTGCAGGGAACATTGGCGTATTACGGGATTGAAGCACCGCACTATATGTTGTTAGACACTGTGCGTAGCAGTCGGCAACTTTTTCCGCACTTCCGTAACCATAAGCTCAACACGGTGGCTGAAAATCTTGGGATTACGTTAGACCATCATCACAATGCGCTGGATGATGCTGTCGCAGCCGCGCAAATTTTAATTTACCAAGACCAACATTTTGGGACAGCTAGTCTCAAACCTTTTGTCAAAAATAAATGA